ACGTCGGTATAGAGGAGGATATCGTGGAAGAGGTTGCGCGTTTTTACGGTTACGACCGGATTCCCGCAACCCTGATTTCGGGTGAGACTACCGCCGGGCGCCGTTCCCCCGAGGATGATTTTCAAGGGCGGACATGCCGGCTTTTGTCCGGGTTGGGTCTTACCGAGATCATCACATACAGCTTCATCGACCCCGCTTTTTTCGACCGGCTGCGGGTGCCGCTCGAAGACCCGCTTCGAAGGGTGCTCCCGTTAAAGAACCCCATCAGCGAGGAGCAATCGGTGCTTCGGACCACTTTATTGCCGGGTATTCTGGGCACAGTAGGCCGCAACGTATCGCGGCGTGTGGTGGACGCGGCGGTTTTTGAGGTCGGAAAGGTATTCATACTTCGTGGTTCCGGCGAGTTACCGGAGGAGCCGGTCAAGCTCGGGCTTGCGGTGACGGGGAAGGGGCCGCGGGGTTGGGGCGGTGCGCCGGAAGAGATGGACTTCTTTTTCCTAAAGGGAATAATCGAGGCGGCGATGAAGCGGCTGGGCATAACGGACGTTGTTTTCAAAGCGGTGGAGAGCAATCCTTTCCTTCACCCCGGACGTACGGCCACGGTTCTCAGCGGGGGAAAGGAACTGGGTTTTATAGGGCAGATCCACCCGGAGGTTCAAGAGGCGCTTGAACTCCCCAATAGGGTGGTTGTAGGGGAGTTCGACTTCGGCGCGCTTTTCGCCGTTCAACGGGCGGCGACTTTCAGTGACCTGCCGCGTTTCCCCGGCGTACCCCGGGATGTCGCCTTTATTCTCCCGGAAGAGGTCCCGGCGGCGACGGTGATGGATACCGTAAAGACGGCCGCGGGAACGCTTTTACGCGAGATCGGACTCTTTGACGTTTACAGGGGGGGGAATCTGCCCCCGGGAACCAGAAGTCTTGCTTTTTCGCTCCTGTTCCAGTCCGAGGACCGCACACTCACCGATGATGAAGTAACCGGAAGAATCGATGCGGTCGTCAGCCGACTGAAGGAGCAATTCGGCGGGGTTCTGCGGGGCTGAAGGCGATGGACCCGCACGTGTTTTTAGACTTAGGGGTTATGCGCACCTTCTGAGGATAATCGGTAATGGACGTTGACGAATGTTGTGTCCCGGGGATAAAATCCTGTAATAACCGACACTTTCCCGTATGATCTGTGAGCCGCGGGACACTTTCTACCCTGATACGTTTAAAGGAAACAACCTTAGGAAGGAATTTTACGTAAATGCGGCGAAAACCTGCTAAAAAGCGGCGGGGGGGAGATGTCGTGTCAATAAGGGAAAATCGGGTTGAAGTCGAGATTGCCGGGGAACCTTATGTTTTAAAAGGCGAAGCGACCCCGGAACACATCGAACGCGTAGCGACGCTTCTGAACCAGAAAATCAAGGAAGTAAGGATTCGCAACCCGCGTCTTCCGTTGCTGAAGTCGGCCGTCGTGGCGGCGTTGAATATCGTGGACGAATACCTTGTAATGAAGGATGACCACGAGAACCTGATCCGGTTGATAGAGGCCGAACGGGTGAAATAATGGATGCTTTAAGGAGGAGAACTTTTTGAAGATAAGGGACATCTATTCCCTGGCTGTAAATCTTGGAATGAGCAGGGACCCCCGCGGAAAAGAAGCGGTGGAGGCCGTGCTTGCACGTGAACGTGAAAAATATGAGGGCCTGAAGGACGACGAGAAATCCGAGTATGACCAGGAAAGACTGGCCAACCCGTACGCCGATACCCGCATCCTTTACGGTGACCCGGAACGCGATGTCAAACGCGTCCTTACGGGTGTGGATATGGAAGCGGCGGAGATGCTGCTGGCCGACAGGCTCTGCGA
This window of the Bacillota bacterium genome carries:
- a CDS encoding cell division protein ZapA, with the translated sequence MSIRENRVEVEIAGEPYVLKGEATPEHIERVATLLNQKIKEVRIRNPRLPLLKSAVVAALNIVDEYLVMKDDHENLIRLIEAERVK